From Leptotrichia wadei, one genomic window encodes:
- the manZ gene encoding PTS mannose transporter subunit IID produces MAENNVEKKLTDKDLKSMYWRSTTLLGSFNFERMQSMGFCVTMIPAIKRLYSKKEDQAAALKRHLEFFNTQPWIGSTIMGVTAAMEQEKANGVDIDDATISGIKVGLMGPLAGVGDPIFWGTLRPVLAALGASLAIAGGNLLGPLIFFIGINIARVLTRWYGLKYGYEKGTEIVGDMEGGVIQKLTQGASILGLFVMGALVSKWTSINVPLVLSKYTDSTGKEVVTTVQSILDSLLPGLLALLLTFGCMHLLKRKVNAIWIIFGFFAIGIIGFWLGILA; encoded by the coding sequence ATGGCAGAAAATAATGTAGAAAAAAAATTAACTGATAAAGATTTGAAAAGCATGTATTGGAGATCTACTACTTTATTAGGTTCTTTCAACTTTGAAAGAATGCAGTCAATGGGATTTTGTGTAACAATGATTCCTGCAATAAAAAGACTTTATTCTAAAAAAGAAGATCAAGCAGCTGCATTAAAAAGACATTTGGAATTCTTTAACACTCAACCTTGGATTGGTTCAACTATAATGGGTGTTACGGCTGCGATGGAACAGGAAAAAGCAAATGGAGTAGACATTGATGACGCAACTATAAGTGGTATTAAAGTAGGGCTTATGGGACCACTTGCTGGAGTTGGAGATCCAATTTTCTGGGGAACATTAAGACCAGTTTTAGCGGCACTTGGAGCTTCATTAGCTATTGCTGGAGGAAATTTACTAGGTCCATTGATTTTCTTCATTGGAATAAATATTGCAAGAGTTTTGACTAGATGGTATGGATTAAAATACGGATATGAAAAAGGAACTGAAATCGTTGGGGATATGGAAGGTGGAGTTATTCAAAAATTAACTCAAGGTGCTTCTATATTAGGGCTTTTCGTAATGGGAGCCTTGGTTTCTAAATGGACTTCAATAAATGTTCCATTGGTATTGTCTAAATATACTGATTCAACAGGAAAAGAAGTTGTAACTACTGTCCAAAGTATTTTAGATTCATTATTACCTGGATTATTAGCGTTATTATTAACATTTGGATGTATGCACTTATTGAAGAGAAAAGTGAATGCTATTTGGATTATCTTTGGATTCTTTGCAATAGGAATAATTGGATTCTGGTTAGGAATTTTGGCATAA